A stretch of the Polaribacter pacificus genome encodes the following:
- the argH gene encoding argininosuccinate lyase — protein sequence MKLWDKGISIDKKIEKFTVGNDREIDIHIAKYDVQASLAHAKMLQKVGLISEEELSQAIKGLSALQGQIEAGTFVIESHFEDVHSKIEFELTKSYGAVGKKIHTARSRNDQVLVALHLYYKDHLQQIKTQTATFFETLINLADQHQEKLLPGYTHLQVAMPSSFGLWFSAYAELLIDDVYLLNAALQTVDQNPLGSAAGYGSSFPIDRDFTTQELGFASLKYNVVAAQMSRGKSERTVAAALGSLCNTLARFAMDICLYTSQNFGFISFPDALTTGSSIMPHKKNPDVFELIRGKSNKIQALQTEMILITNNLPSGYHRDYQLLKEHMVIAIEEVKELLDIFNFAIQQVIVNEVNPMDEKYKYLFTVDNINNLMLSGMPFRDAYKEIGAKVEAGTYEPDITKKHSHIGSIHNLYLAQIKEKFPN from the coding sequence ATGAAACTTTGGGACAAAGGAATATCAATAGATAAAAAAATAGAAAAATTTACAGTAGGGAACGATCGTGAAATAGACATACACATTGCTAAGTACGATGTTCAGGCATCTTTAGCACATGCAAAAATGCTACAAAAAGTAGGGCTGATTTCTGAAGAAGAATTAAGCCAAGCCATCAAAGGTTTATCAGCTTTGCAAGGACAAATAGAAGCGGGTACTTTTGTCATTGAGTCCCATTTTGAGGATGTGCACTCCAAGATTGAGTTTGAGTTGACCAAGAGCTATGGAGCCGTTGGCAAAAAAATCCATACCGCTAGGTCTAGAAACGATCAGGTTTTGGTTGCACTGCATTTGTATTACAAAGATCATTTGCAGCAAATTAAAACACAAACAGCCACATTTTTTGAGACCTTAATAAATTTAGCAGATCAGCATCAAGAAAAATTATTGCCGGGCTATACCCATTTGCAGGTGGCCATGCCATCTTCTTTTGGCTTGTGGTTTTCTGCCTATGCAGAGCTTTTAATAGACGATGTATATTTGTTAAACGCAGCCTTGCAAACGGTAGATCAAAATCCACTAGGCTCTGCGGCAGGTTACGGTAGTTCGTTTCCTATCGACAGAGATTTTACCACCCAAGAGCTAGGCTTTGCTAGCCTTAAGTACAACGTAGTTGCAGCCCAAATGAGCAGAGGTAAAAGTGAAAGAACTGTTGCAGCAGCCTTGGGAAGTTTGTGTAATACCTTGGCAAGATTTGCCATGGATATCTGTTTGTATACCAGTCAGAATTTTGGATTTATAAGCTTTCCAGATGCATTAACAACGGGGAGCAGTATTATGCCTCATAAAAAGAACCCAGATGTGTTTGAACTGATTCGAGGAAAATCAAATAAAATTCAAGCATTGCAAACCGAAATGATTTTAATTACCAATAATTTACCGAGTGGTTATCACAGAGATTACCAATTGCTTAAAGAGCATATGGTCATTGCTATAGAAGAGGTAAAAGAGCTTTTAGATATTTTTAATTTTGCTATCCAGCAAGTGATTGTCAACGAAGTAAATCCTATGGATGAAAAGTATAAATACTTGTTTACGGTAGACAACATCAATAATTTAATGCTAAGCGGAATGCCTTTTAGAGATGCCTACAAAGAAATTGGAGCAAAAGTAGAGGCGGGTACTTATGAGCCTGATATCACTAAAAAACACAGCCATATAGGAAGCATACACAATTTATACTTAGCTCAAATTAAAGAGAAATTTCCAAATTAA
- a CDS encoding M20 family metallo-hydrolase → MDTTQNTQEAILLLKQLIATPSFSSEEAATALLIEQWFTKQKIAYHRTVNNVWAINQFFDPKKPTLLLNSHHDTVKPNSGYTKNPFEAIEEDGKLYGLGSNDAGGCLVSLLATFAHFYKHKELRYNLVMVASAEEESSGPNGLNSMLSILPKIDVAIVGEPTLMNLAIAEKGLVVFDVLVKGTPSHAAHPNLDNAIYKCIPVLDWFQNFQFEKDSETLGPVKMTVTQIQAGKQHNAVPADVKLVIDVRVNDAYTNKEIVTILQESAPCDSMLPRSTNLNSSAISKEHQLVKAGLALGRTTYGSPTLSDQSVLSCPSLKLGPGDSTRSHSADEFIYLDELKEGIEIYIELLNRVIVK, encoded by the coding sequence ATGGACACTACACAGAACACACAAGAAGCGATATTGCTTTTAAAGCAGTTGATAGCAACCCCGTCTTTTTCATCAGAAGAAGCGGCTACTGCACTTTTAATTGAGCAGTGGTTTACAAAACAAAAGATTGCTTATCATCGAACAGTCAATAATGTTTGGGCAATCAATCAATTTTTTGATCCGAAGAAGCCAACACTGCTGTTAAATTCGCATCACGACACAGTAAAACCCAATTCTGGATACACCAAAAATCCATTTGAAGCGATCGAAGAAGACGGAAAACTTTATGGATTAGGGAGTAATGATGCAGGCGGCTGCTTGGTTTCTTTACTCGCCACTTTTGCTCATTTTTACAAGCACAAAGAGCTTCGGTACAATTTGGTGATGGTGGCCTCAGCCGAAGAAGAAAGTAGTGGGCCGAATGGTTTAAATAGCATGTTATCTATACTTCCAAAAATTGATGTTGCCATTGTAGGAGAGCCAACCTTAATGAACTTGGCAATAGCAGAAAAAGGCTTGGTTGTTTTTGATGTGCTTGTTAAGGGCACCCCAAGTCATGCAGCACATCCTAATTTAGACAATGCCATTTATAAATGCATTCCTGTATTGGATTGGTTTCAAAATTTTCAATTTGAAAAAGACTCTGAAACCTTGGGCCCAGTTAAAATGACGGTGACTCAGATACAGGCAGGAAAACAGCACAATGCAGTGCCTGCAGATGTAAAGTTGGTTATCGATGTACGGGTAAATGATGCCTATACCAATAAGGAGATTGTAACCATTTTGCAAGAATCAGCTCCTTGTGATAGCATGCTGCCTAGAAGCACAAATTTAAATTCATCGGCCATTTCTAAGGAGCATCAATTGGTAAAAGCAGGCCTTGCTTTAGGAAGAACAACCTATGGCTCACCCACGCTCTCTGATCAATCAGTTTTGTCTTGTCCTTCCTTAAAATTAGGACCAGGAGATAGCACAAGGTCGCATTCTGCAGATGAGTTTATTTATTTGGATGAGCTAAAAGAAGGTATAGAAATCTATATAGAATTATTAAATCGCGTGATTGTGAAGTAG
- the argB gene encoding acetylglutamate kinase codes for MDTVRIVKIGGNIIDDPQALDDFLVNFSKLQGPKVLVHGGGKLASKLALQMGVEVQMTHGRRITDLPSLEIVTMVYAGQINKTIIAKLQANQCNAVGFSGADGNAVVAVQRPVKTIDFGYVGDVKKVDLKVPELLLGHGITPVFCAITHNEEGQLLNTNADTIASELALAFSKNYKTALYYCFDKKGVLRDKDDENSVIRKITAATFKELVDAKYIVDGMIPKLENCFYALENGVQKIEIGLPSMIFEPETIHTILEN; via the coding sequence ATGGATACGGTAAGAATAGTAAAAATAGGAGGTAATATTATTGATGATCCACAAGCTTTGGATGATTTTTTAGTGAACTTTTCAAAGTTACAAGGTCCGAAGGTTTTGGTGCATGGTGGAGGAAAACTAGCCAGTAAATTAGCTCTTCAAATGGGTGTTGAGGTTCAAATGACTCATGGCAGACGAATTACAGATTTGCCAAGTCTAGAGATTGTAACCATGGTTTATGCAGGACAGATAAACAAAACAATTATTGCAAAATTGCAAGCAAATCAATGCAATGCTGTTGGTTTTTCAGGAGCCGATGGCAATGCTGTTGTAGCAGTGCAAAGACCCGTTAAAACGATTGATTTTGGCTATGTAGGAGATGTCAAAAAAGTTGATTTAAAGGTTCCAGAACTGCTTTTAGGTCATGGAATCACTCCTGTGTTTTGCGCCATCACACACAATGAAGAAGGGCAATTGTTAAACACCAATGCAGATACCATTGCCTCAGAACTTGCACTGGCCTTTTCTAAAAATTACAAGACAGCCTTGTATTATTGTTTTGATAAAAAAGGAGTGCTTAGAGACAAGGATGATGAAAACTCTGTGATTAGAAAAATTACAGCAGCTACTTTTAAAGAATTAGTAGATGCTAAATACATCGTAGATGGGATGATTCCTAAACTGGAAAATTGTTTTTACGCTTTAGAAAATGGGGTTCAAAAAATAGAGATAGGCTTGCCTTCCATGATATTTGAGCCAGAAACCATACACACAATATTAGAAAATTAA
- a CDS encoding N-acetylornithine carbamoyltransferase — protein sequence MKKYTDLQDIDNIEALVNEAIQLKKNPYQFLDLGKNKTLVMLFFNASLRTRLSTEKAARNLGMQVIVMNVNAAWELEFEEGTIMNLTASEHVKEAAQVISQYADCIAIRAFASLTDKEKDLQEMVLSSFQKYASVPIVNMESATAHPLQALADAITLKEFSGKKKPKVVLSWAPHPKALPHAVANSFVQMMQLLEVDLCISHPKGYELSDAVVKNTTVIYDQEEALRDADFVYVKNWSSFQSYGQVLSQDPTWMMTQEKLGTAKFMHCLPVRRNVVVEDAVLDGPNSLVIAQANNRTYAAQIVLKNLLENQ from the coding sequence ATGAAAAAATATACAGATTTACAAGACATAGATAACATTGAAGCCTTGGTAAATGAGGCCATTCAATTAAAAAAGAATCCTTATCAATTTTTAGATTTAGGGAAAAACAAGACTTTGGTTATGCTGTTTTTCAACGCGAGTTTGCGTACGCGATTGAGCACAGAAAAGGCCGCCAGAAACCTAGGAATGCAGGTAATCGTTATGAATGTGAATGCAGCCTGGGAGTTAGAATTTGAAGAGGGAACCATTATGAACTTGACTGCATCTGAGCATGTAAAAGAAGCTGCTCAAGTAATTTCTCAATACGCAGATTGTATTGCGATCAGAGCATTTGCTTCGTTAACAGATAAAGAAAAAGACCTGCAAGAAATGGTCTTAAGCAGTTTTCAAAAGTATGCTTCTGTGCCGATTGTCAATATGGAAAGTGCTACGGCTCACCCATTGCAAGCCTTAGCAGATGCCATTACTTTAAAAGAGTTTTCAGGCAAGAAAAAGCCAAAAGTAGTACTGTCTTGGGCACCGCATCCAAAGGCATTGCCCCACGCAGTAGCAAATTCATTTGTGCAAATGATGCAACTGTTAGAGGTAGATCTTTGTATTAGCCATCCAAAAGGATATGAACTAAGCGATGCTGTTGTAAAGAACACTACAGTTATCTATGATCAAGAAGAAGCACTTAGAGATGCCGATTTTGTCTATGTCAAAAACTGGAGTAGTTTTCAATCTTATGGTCAGGTACTTTCTCAGGATCCAACATGGATGATGACCCAAGAAAAACTAGGCACTGCAAAGTTTATGCATTGTTTGCCAGTGAGAAGAAACGTAGTGGTAGAGGATGCTGTTTTGGATGGACCAAATTCATTGGTAATAGCCCAGGCAAACAACAGAACCTATGCGGCTCAAATCGTATTAAAAAACCTCTTAGAAAATCAATAA
- a CDS encoding aspartate aminotransferase family protein, translating into MKLFNVYPLFDITPLSAKDVYVYDDQGIKYLDLYGGHAVISIGHSHPTYVKKLREQVSKLGFYSNSIQNPLQEVLAQKLGALSACEEYELFLCNSGAEANENALKLASFYTGKKKVLAFNNSFHGRTSSAVAVTDNPKIVAPLNAQHQVDFVALGDLLSVEEILKKEQTCAVIVECIQGVGGLDESSTQFYQGLAKLCKQYSALFIADEVQSGYGRTGDFFAFQKHQIRPDIISVAKGMGNGFPIGGILIGPGIEASYGLLGTTFGGNHLACAAALSVLEVLEEEQLMKNVSEVSAYFMEKAAQLASVKNIKGRGLMLGLEFDFPVAALRKKLIDTQHIFTGSSNNPKLLRILPPLTIKKEHIDHFFQALIKELDS; encoded by the coding sequence ATGAAACTATTTAATGTATATCCCTTATTTGACATCACACCTCTTAGTGCAAAAGATGTTTATGTTTATGATGATCAGGGCATCAAATATTTAGATTTGTACGGAGGGCATGCGGTCATTTCTATTGGACATTCGCATCCAACGTATGTAAAAAAGCTACGTGAGCAAGTGAGTAAATTGGGCTTTTATAGCAACTCAATACAAAACCCATTACAAGAGGTGTTGGCTCAAAAATTAGGAGCACTGTCTGCTTGTGAAGAGTATGAATTGTTTTTGTGTAATTCTGGTGCAGAAGCCAATGAAAATGCATTAAAACTTGCCTCTTTCTACACAGGTAAAAAGAAGGTACTGGCTTTTAACAACTCTTTTCACGGAAGAACTTCATCGGCGGTGGCTGTAACCGATAACCCAAAAATTGTAGCTCCGTTAAATGCCCAACATCAGGTTGATTTTGTTGCACTTGGAGATTTGCTTTCTGTCGAAGAAATTTTAAAGAAAGAACAGACCTGTGCAGTAATCGTAGAGTGCATACAGGGAGTTGGGGGCTTGGATGAAAGCAGCACTCAGTTTTATCAAGGCTTAGCAAAATTATGCAAACAATACAGTGCATTATTTATAGCCGACGAGGTGCAATCGGGTTATGGTAGAACAGGAGATTTCTTTGCTTTTCAAAAACATCAAATACGACCAGACATAATTTCTGTAGCCAAAGGAATGGGCAATGGTTTTCCAATTGGAGGGATTTTAATAGGGCCTGGTATTGAGGCTTCTTATGGGTTGTTGGGCACCACCTTTGGAGGAAACCACTTGGCCTGTGCAGCTGCATTGAGTGTTTTAGAAGTTCTAGAAGAAGAGCAATTAATGAAAAATGTTTCTGAAGTCTCAGCGTATTTTATGGAGAAAGCAGCTCAATTGGCTTCTGTAAAAAATATCAAAGGAAGAGGTCTAATGTTGGGCTTAGAATTTGATTTTCCAGTGGCTGCTTTGAGAAAAAAACTCATTGATACCCAGCATATTTTTACGGGGAGCTCAAACAATCCAAAACTGTTGAGAATTCTTCCTCCGCTAACGATTAAAAAAGAACATATAGATCATTTTTTTCAAGCCTTAATTAAAGAACTCGATAGCTAA
- the argC gene encoding N-acetyl-gamma-glutamyl-phosphate reductase codes for MIEVGIIGGAGYTAGELIRILIGHPKVHINFVYSTSNAGNKIASVHQDLYGETNLKFSDEINSTVDVLFLCLGHGNSKAFLAENHFSSSTKIIDLSNDFRLTEDAVFENKSFVYGLPELQKEAIKNAQYIANPGCFATAIQLALLPLAKAQLLQNEVHINAVTGATGAGTSLSASTHFTWRDNNFSHYKAFSHQHLGEINQTIHQLNNKSELYFIPNRGNFSRGIFATLYTTFDGTLAEAKDLYNSFYKEAAFTQVSDEEIHLKQVVNTNKCLINLQKHNQQLLITSCIDNLLKGASGQAVQNMNLMFGLEEKEGIQLKANYF; via the coding sequence ATGATAGAAGTAGGAATTATCGGTGGAGCAGGATATACTGCTGGAGAATTGATTCGAATTTTGATAGGGCATCCAAAAGTGCACATCAATTTTGTATACAGTACTTCAAATGCCGGAAACAAAATAGCAAGCGTTCATCAAGATTTGTATGGAGAAACCAATCTTAAATTTTCGGATGAGATTAACAGTACTGTTGATGTCTTGTTCTTGTGTTTAGGTCATGGAAACTCAAAAGCGTTTTTGGCTGAAAATCATTTTTCTTCTAGCACCAAAATTATTGATTTAAGCAATGATTTTAGACTTACCGAGGATGCCGTTTTTGAAAACAAAAGCTTTGTGTATGGGTTGCCTGAACTGCAAAAAGAGGCCATTAAAAATGCTCAATACATAGCAAATCCTGGTTGTTTTGCTACGGCCATTCAATTGGCTTTGCTTCCACTAGCAAAGGCACAGCTATTGCAAAATGAGGTACATATAAATGCAGTTACTGGAGCAACTGGAGCAGGGACAAGCTTATCGGCATCGACACATTTTACATGGAGAGACAATAATTTTTCTCATTACAAGGCTTTTTCACATCAGCATTTGGGAGAAATTAATCAAACCATTCATCAGCTTAACAACAAATCAGAACTCTATTTTATCCCAAACAGAGGTAATTTTTCTAGAGGGATTTTTGCAACCCTATACACCACTTTTGATGGGACTTTAGCAGAGGCGAAAGACTTGTACAACTCTTTTTATAAAGAGGCGGCATTTACACAGGTTTCTGATGAAGAAATTCATCTAAAGCAGGTGGTAAATACCAACAAGTGTTTGATCAATCTACAAAAGCACAACCAGCAATTGTTAATTACTAGCTGTATAGACAACTTATTAAAAGGAGCATCTGGACAGGCTGTTCAGAACATGAATTTGATGTTTGGCTTGGAAGAAAAAGAAGGAATTCAATTAAAAGCTAACTATTTTTAA
- a CDS encoding argininosuccinate synthase, with protein sequence MKKLVLAYSGGLDTSYCAVHLTKDQGFEVHAVSVNTGGFTSEELHKIEKNAYKMGVSSYVNIDAISEYYQKVIKFLIFGNVLKNNSYPLSVSAERIIQAIKIVDYAKKIKASHIAHGSTGAGNDQVRFDMIFQILAPEITIVTPIRDQQLSRQEEIAYLQDHGIEMSWAKAKYSVNKGLWGTSIGGEETLNSKDPLPDSAYPSQLQKEGSEHVKLGFEKGQLVQVNDFAQSPEKNIAYLNDLAAAYAIGRDIHVGDTIVGIKGRVGFEAAAALVCIKAHHQLEKHCLTKWQLQHKEHLSSYYGMHLHEGHYLDPVMRDIEAFLQNSQEAVTGTVFVSLKPYHFSIQGIESLHDLMNPAFGSYGEMNLAWTADEAKGFIKIVANQNKIYQQVNSKS encoded by the coding sequence ATGAAAAAATTAGTTTTAGCCTATAGCGGTGGTCTAGACACATCATATTGTGCAGTTCACTTAACAAAAGACCAAGGATTTGAAGTACACGCAGTGAGTGTCAATACAGGAGGTTTTACTTCAGAAGAGCTTCATAAAATTGAAAAAAACGCTTATAAAATGGGTGTGAGTAGCTATGTAAATATTGATGCAATTTCTGAGTATTATCAAAAAGTAATCAAGTTTTTAATCTTTGGAAACGTTTTAAAAAACAATAGTTATCCACTTTCTGTTAGTGCAGAAAGAATCATTCAAGCCATTAAAATTGTTGATTATGCCAAAAAAATAAAGGCCAGTCATATTGCACACGGAAGTACAGGGGCAGGGAATGATCAGGTGCGTTTTGATATGATTTTTCAGATTTTAGCTCCAGAAATCACCATTGTTACACCTATCAGAGATCAGCAATTGTCCAGACAAGAAGAGATTGCTTATTTGCAAGATCACGGTATAGAAATGTCTTGGGCCAAGGCAAAATACTCTGTAAACAAAGGGCTTTGGGGTACCAGCATTGGAGGAGAAGAAACCTTAAACTCAAAAGACCCTTTACCAGATTCTGCCTATCCTTCTCAACTTCAAAAAGAAGGTTCAGAACACGTAAAGCTCGGTTTTGAAAAAGGACAATTGGTGCAGGTAAATGACTTTGCTCAATCACCAGAAAAAAACATTGCCTATTTAAATGATTTGGCTGCTGCCTATGCAATAGGTAGAGATATTCACGTGGGTGATACTATTGTGGGTATCAAAGGAAGAGTGGGTTTTGAGGCTGCTGCCGCATTGGTTTGTATCAAAGCCCATCATCAGTTAGAAAAACACTGCTTAACCAAATGGCAATTGCAGCATAAAGAACATCTGTCAAGTTATTATGGAATGCACTTACACGAAGGGCATTATTTAGATCCTGTGATGAGAGATATTGAAGCCTTTTTACAAAACAGTCAAGAGGCGGTTACAGGTACTGTTTTTGTAAGTCTAAAACCTTACCACTTTAGCATACAAGGGATTGAATCTTTACACGATTTAATGAACCCTGCTTTTGGAAGTTATGGAGAGATGAATTTGGCTTGGACAGCAGATGAGGCTAAAGGATTTATCAAGATTGTAGCCAATCAAAATAAGATTTACCAACAAGTAAACTCAAAATCATGA
- a CDS encoding GNAT family N-acetyltransferase: protein MKVVIANMSHGKYADIICQTIDEAALVRGTGIAKRKPEYIMTKLENGNAVIALDGDKFAGFCYIEAWSHGNFVANSGLIVHPDYRGIGLSKRIKKVVFEHSRAKFPNAKVFSITTGLAVMKLNSQLGYKPVTFSELTTDQSFWNGCQTCKNYDVLQRTQQKMCLCTGMLYDPKAKNKEIRKIKESVFKRLKSIKQNLFLLKEKK from the coding sequence ATGAAGGTTGTTATTGCTAATATGTCGCATGGAAAATATGCAGACATTATTTGTCAAACCATTGACGAAGCGGCCTTGGTAAGAGGCACTGGAATCGCAAAGCGAAAACCAGAATACATCATGACAAAGCTAGAAAACGGCAATGCCGTCATTGCTTTGGATGGAGATAAGTTTGCTGGATTTTGTTATATCGAAGCTTGGAGTCACGGCAATTTTGTTGCCAACTCGGGCTTGATTGTACATCCAGATTATAGAGGGATTGGCTTGTCAAAAAGAATTAAAAAAGTTGTTTTTGAGCACTCAAGAGCCAAATTTCCAAACGCAAAAGTTTTTAGCATTACTACAGGTCTGGCTGTAATGAAATTAAACAGTCAACTGGGTTACAAACCTGTAACTTTTTCAGAACTGACTACAGATCAATCTTTTTGGAACGGTTGTCAAACCTGTAAAAACTACGATGTTTTACAGCGAACTCAGCAAAAAATGTGTTTGTGTACAGGGATGTTATATGATCCAAAAGCAAAAAATAAAGAGATTAGAAAAATCAAAGAATCGGTGTTTAAGAGACTAAAAAGTATCAAGCAAAACCTATTCTTACTAAAAGAAAAAAAATGA
- a CDS encoding NADP-dependent glyceraldehyde-3-phosphate dehydrogenase, whose amino-acid sequence MKNLFTNSSIPEEFRINVPYIQDRYLVNGSLKKWEGKFTEIVSPIFEATPEGTLVQKSIGSIPDLGKKEALEALESAYTAYDKGRGAWATMKVEERISCVEKFAEMMLETRDEVVKLLMWEIGKPYNESCNEFDRTIEYINDTIVALKAMDRADSKVQKSDGIYAQIRRGPLGVVLCLSPYNYPLNETFCLLIPALIMGNTTIFKPARHGILLLSPLLKAFQTCFPKGVVNLIYGSGRTLATPIMKSGKVDVLALIGNSKSANILQEYHPKKNRLRLVLGLEAKNPGIVLPDSDIDLAVKECLLGALAFNGQRCTALKILFVHEDVVQEFNQKFVEELAKLTVGLPWDSDVNITPLPEPTKPAYIKELIDDALNLGAVVLNKGGGDSLKSFVNPAVLYPVNNKMRVYEEEQFGPVVPIVSFSDIQEPLDYISESNYGQQVSLFSKNASSLAPLIDSLVNQVCRVNINTKCQRGPDVFPFVGRKDSAVSTLSVHDALRTFSIRTLVAFRSNEANDAILTDLLESNQSNFVNTNYIL is encoded by the coding sequence TTGAAAAATTTATTTACAAATAGCTCAATACCAGAAGAATTTAGAATCAATGTACCGTACATCCAAGATCGGTATTTGGTCAATGGATCTTTAAAAAAGTGGGAAGGAAAATTTACTGAGATTGTCTCTCCTATTTTTGAAGCTACTCCAGAGGGCACACTTGTGCAAAAATCAATTGGTAGCATCCCTGATTTAGGTAAAAAAGAAGCCTTAGAGGCTTTAGAGTCAGCATATACTGCTTACGATAAAGGGCGTGGAGCCTGGGCAACAATGAAGGTAGAAGAACGCATTTCTTGTGTGGAGAAATTTGCAGAAATGATGTTAGAAACCCGCGATGAGGTGGTTAAATTATTGATGTGGGAAATTGGCAAACCCTACAATGAATCTTGTAATGAATTTGACAGAACTATTGAGTATATTAATGATACCATTGTTGCTTTAAAAGCAATGGATAGAGCAGATTCTAAAGTTCAAAAGAGCGATGGAATTTACGCACAGATAAGAAGAGGCCCCTTAGGAGTGGTTCTGTGTTTAAGCCCTTATAATTACCCATTAAATGAAACTTTCTGCCTGTTGATTCCAGCGTTAATCATGGGAAATACAACCATTTTTAAGCCAGCAAGACATGGTATTTTACTTTTATCTCCTTTGTTAAAAGCATTTCAAACCTGTTTTCCAAAAGGCGTTGTAAATCTAATTTATGGAAGCGGTAGAACCCTAGCGACTCCAATTATGAAATCAGGAAAAGTAGATGTCCTGGCATTGATAGGTAATAGCAAGTCTGCTAATATTTTACAAGAGTACCATCCAAAGAAAAATAGATTGCGTTTGGTGTTAGGTCTTGAGGCTAAAAACCCAGGAATCGTATTGCCAGATAGCGATATAGATCTAGCAGTAAAAGAATGCTTATTAGGCGCTTTGGCATTTAATGGTCAGCGTTGTACGGCCTTAAAAATACTTTTTGTGCATGAAGATGTTGTACAAGAATTTAATCAAAAGTTTGTAGAAGAATTAGCCAAATTAACTGTAGGATTGCCTTGGGATTCTGATGTAAACATCACTCCTTTGCCAGAACCAACCAAGCCTGCATATATTAAAGAATTAATAGACGATGCACTTAATCTTGGAGCCGTTGTCCTTAACAAAGGCGGAGGAGACAGCCTTAAAAGTTTTGTCAACCCAGCAGTGTTGTATCCTGTAAATAACAAAATGAGAGTGTATGAAGAAGAGCAATTTGGTCCTGTTGTGCCGATTGTTTCATTTTCTGATATTCAAGAACCGCTAGACTATATTTCAGAGTCCAATTATGGGCAACAGGTTAGTCTGTTTAGTAAGAATGCCAGTTCTTTAGCTCCTTTGATTGATTCTTTGGTCAATCAAGTGTGTAGAGTAAATATCAATACCAAATGTCAAAGAGGCCCGGATGTTTTCCCTTTTGTTGGAAGAAAAGATTCTGCTGTGAGTACCCTGAGTGTTCATGATGCCTTGCGAACATTTTCAATTAGAACCTTGGTAGCCTTTAGAAGTAACGAGGCTAATGATGCTATTCTAACGGATTTACTAGAAAGCAATCAATCCAATTTTGTAAATACTAATTATATTTTGTAA